One Lysinibacillus sp. OF-1 DNA segment encodes these proteins:
- a CDS encoding alpha/beta hydrolase family protein, with amino-acid sequence MRSIELFYVIFNIVLLGWLVFGRNKSQRGILIAGGMSMLFLLVHGIIEGMRWQMIPTYLMTLFFLVVVVIRHFFNPKVQKEQQSSMRRLRVVLNSTLAVLYSAIAVSLPIVLPVFTFEKPAGPYQIGTVTYDWEDTKREETLTPELGDKRELMVQIWYPADTNAKGNTAPYISDSAVFAEGYSKILNLPKFLFANFGYVKTHAIENAEISNQETTYPVLLFSHGFSGHKNQNTFQIEQLVSQGYIVVGIDHTYSSTASVFSDGRIANYVPQKTESIAYLDKANEGWVEDAKFVLDQVEQLAQNDSENRFTGRMDMENIGMFGHSFGGATSTQMLMTDSRIKAALNMDGVLYGKLRVPTEGLKKPFMMMSADDSIREAKETDSEEFIEFVNETLPRYEYVTVGGNYWMKIKDMKHMGFSDLYLFSPLYERMEGVDIQKAYHLINDYSLDFFNHYLKQQPFKLLEQNIGDYPEFTLQKG; translated from the coding sequence ATGAGGTCTATTGAATTGTTTTATGTCATCTTTAATATTGTTTTACTAGGTTGGTTAGTTTTTGGTAGAAACAAGTCACAGCGAGGAATACTGATAGCTGGTGGTATGTCTATGCTATTTCTACTTGTCCATGGAATCATTGAAGGGATGCGGTGGCAAATGATACCGACTTATTTGATGACATTATTTTTTCTCGTTGTTGTTGTGATAAGGCACTTTTTTAACCCAAAAGTTCAAAAAGAACAACAATCAAGTATGCGCCGATTACGCGTTGTTCTGAATTCAACATTAGCTGTACTTTATTCTGCCATAGCAGTTAGTCTGCCTATCGTTCTTCCGGTATTTACCTTTGAAAAGCCAGCGGGTCCGTACCAAATTGGAACAGTCACCTACGATTGGGAAGATACTAAGAGGGAAGAGACTCTCACACCAGAGCTTGGCGACAAACGCGAATTAATGGTACAAATCTGGTATCCTGCTGATACGAATGCTAAAGGTAATACGGCTCCTTATATTTCCGATTCTGCTGTTTTTGCAGAGGGGTATAGTAAAATTCTAAATTTACCGAAGTTTTTATTCGCAAATTTTGGTTATGTCAAAACACATGCTATTGAGAACGCTGAGATTTCTAATCAGGAAACAACCTATCCGGTACTCCTTTTCTCTCATGGCTTTAGTGGGCATAAAAATCAGAACACTTTTCAAATTGAGCAATTAGTCAGTCAAGGCTATATCGTGGTAGGTATAGATCACACCTACAGTAGCACGGCCTCAGTTTTTTCTGATGGTCGTATAGCAAATTACGTCCCACAAAAAACGGAATCAATTGCATATTTAGATAAAGCAAATGAAGGTTGGGTTGAAGATGCTAAATTTGTGCTGGATCAAGTAGAGCAGCTGGCCCAAAATGATTCTGAAAACCGTTTTACAGGTCGAATGGATATGGAGAATATAGGTATGTTTGGCCATTCCTTTGGTGGGGCAACGAGCACCCAAATGCTAATGACAGATTCAAGAATAAAAGCAGCTCTTAATATGGACGGCGTTCTATATGGAAAACTCCGAGTTCCTACGGAGGGGCTGAAGAAGCCATTTATGATGATGAGTGCTGATGACTCAATCAGAGAAGCGAAGGAAACGGATAGTGAGGAGTTCATCGAGTTTGTAAACGAAACTTTGCCACGGTATGAGTATGTAACTGTGGGTGGGAACTATTGGATGAAGATTAAAGATATGAAGCATATGGGCTTCTCTGATTTATACCTGTTTTCACCACTTTATGAACGGATGGAAGGGGTCGACATCCAAAAGGCTTATCATCTGATTAACGACTATTCATTGGATTTCTTTAATCATTATTTAAAGCAACAGCCATTTAAACTATTAGAGCAAAATATTGGGGATTATCCAGAATTTACGTTACAGAAAGGTTGA
- a CDS encoding IclR family transcriptional regulator yields the protein MDSYEVSTLKKGLLILDILRQKHALTLTEIMEELSLNKTSVFRMLYTLEKMNYVNKYNKYYQLNPHIFRDEHLYWHQDIEWTSLVAPYQLARQEEITTYIGILEDCEMVIKNVIREPFEQPFFQAIDTRTPMHSSALGKVVLAHLPIETQHDMLNSIRLHPLTSKTFYDYGLLIPHLQVIKAQGYAVDNEETNLGKCCIAVPIYVNKEVIGAIALHGSTEQIKKAAIRSFVKKLVEASKKLTAEIDYLLT from the coding sequence ATGGATTCCTATGAAGTATCGACATTAAAAAAGGGCCTTTTGATATTGGATATATTACGACAAAAGCATGCTCTTACATTGACTGAAATTATGGAAGAGTTATCACTGAATAAGACATCGGTTTTTCGCATGCTTTATACTTTGGAAAAAATGAATTATGTTAATAAATATAATAAATACTATCAATTAAATCCTCATATTTTTAGAGATGAACATCTATATTGGCATCAAGATATTGAATGGACTTCCCTTGTAGCACCCTATCAATTAGCCCGACAAGAAGAAATAACTACTTATATTGGTATTTTAGAAGATTGTGAAATGGTGATAAAAAATGTCATCAGGGAGCCATTTGAACAACCTTTTTTTCAAGCAATCGATACTCGAACACCCATGCATTCAAGTGCACTTGGAAAAGTAGTCTTAGCTCACCTACCCATAGAAACGCAACATGACATGTTAAATAGTATAAGACTTCATCCACTTACATCAAAAACCTTCTATGATTATGGTTTATTAATTCCTCACTTACAGGTTATTAAAGCACAAGGATACGCTGTTGATAATGAAGAAACCAATCTAGGTAAATGTTGTATTGCAGTACCTATCTATGTCAATAAAGAAGTAATAGGTGCCATTGCCCTACACGGTTCGACGGAGCAAATAAAGAAAGCGGCCATTCGTTCTTTTGTAAAAAAATTAGTCGAGGCAAGTAAAAAATTAACAGCGGAAATTGATTATCTTTTAACATAG
- a CDS encoding MerR family transcriptional regulator: MEEKYTIGETAKIIGSTIKTVRYYDEIGLLKPTSYTDGGHRLYTVKDIWRLEMITNLRYLDFGIDDISKMISEELSVTRILDWQIESMETQVNTLMDMISILRQAKEHNGDSLQCIHDLVNARTIKAENKKQFIDKKVQEIQFLNGIPKEWKDSFFYYFDKYIINQVKGSAKQTAAWHELQELINDPQFIKDLKNTEFLYMNIVHQPKYNATTLVRKLENIHDRLNKALKQKSPASSPVVQAIVDDTARLYANSEHLDNKEDYFHYFVKYIQRTKTKRLERCEILCAILSPQYYQLSKANQLLFQGIEWRLEHMENSEGE, encoded by the coding sequence TTGGAAGAAAAATATACTATAGGTGAAACAGCTAAAATAATAGGTTCTACTATAAAAACAGTTCGTTACTATGATGAAATTGGGTTGCTAAAACCTACAAGTTATACTGATGGTGGACATCGATTATACACAGTGAAAGATATATGGCGTCTTGAAATGATTACAAACCTGCGTTATTTGGATTTTGGAATTGATGATATAAGCAAAATGATATCTGAGGAGCTATCAGTCACTAGAATACTTGATTGGCAGATTGAATCGATGGAAACACAGGTTAATACGCTTATGGATATGATATCAATTTTGCGTCAAGCAAAGGAACATAATGGGGATTCATTGCAGTGTATTCATGATTTAGTGAATGCACGAACAATTAAAGCTGAAAATAAAAAACAATTTATCGATAAAAAAGTGCAAGAAATACAATTCTTAAATGGCATTCCAAAAGAGTGGAAAGATTCGTTTTTTTATTATTTTGACAAATACATTATTAATCAGGTGAAAGGCTCCGCCAAACAAACCGCTGCTTGGCATGAGTTGCAGGAGCTCATAAATGATCCGCAGTTTATAAAAGACCTGAAAAATACTGAATTTCTGTACATGAATATTGTTCATCAGCCAAAATACAATGCTACAACACTGGTCAGAAAGCTCGAAAACATCCATGATCGATTGAATAAGGCGTTGAAACAAAAATCGCCTGCCAGCAGTCCGGTTGTACAGGCCATTGTCGATGATACTGCTAGGCTGTATGCGAACTCAGAGCATTTGGACAATAAAGAAGATTACTTCCATTACTTTGTAAAATATATTCAAAGAACCAAAACCAAACGACTCGAACGATGCGAAATATTATGTGCCATTCTAAGTCCACAATACTACCAACTCTCAAAAGCTAATCAATTACTATTTCAAGGAATAGAATGGCGACTTGAACATATGGAAAATTCAGAAGGCGAATAA
- a CDS encoding alpha/beta hydrolase encodes MTINNRVLPELRQAYSQFPGFRLQEDLAWSRSLLVQPPLEKSKLVHTTNCMIPRGDGGEMLVKIYEPIERNRDKLPAMLWIHGGGFVMGHPDMDDLLCERFVQTANCVVVSVDYRLAPEHPYPAAIEDCYAGLVWMTAEAPSLGIDVKRVAIAGASGGGGLTAALALMARDKGGPSIIFQMPLYPMLDNRNETPSSYEITDAHATWSRSNNLTAWRMYLGEEKDTNELSPYAVPSRADNLAGLPPTYTCIGQLDLFRDETFDYVTRLAQAGVDVEMNLYPGSFHCFEVFVPEAEVSQRASQNYLDAMARALHP; translated from the coding sequence ATGACGATTAATAATCGAGTACTACCAGAATTAAGACAGGCTTACTCACAGTTTCCGGGCTTTCGTCTGCAGGAAGATTTAGCGTGGAGTCGCAGCCTCTTAGTCCAGCCACCATTAGAAAAGTCAAAACTTGTGCACACGACGAATTGCATGATTCCTAGAGGAGATGGAGGTGAAATGCTAGTTAAAATTTATGAACCAATTGAACGAAACCGTGATAAACTTCCAGCTATGCTTTGGATTCATGGTGGTGGTTTCGTTATGGGACACCCCGATATGGATGATCTTCTATGTGAACGTTTTGTTCAGACCGCTAACTGCGTTGTCGTTTCTGTTGATTATCGACTTGCTCCTGAGCATCCTTATCCAGCCGCGATTGAAGATTGTTATGCAGGGTTAGTATGGATGACAGCTGAGGCTCCATCACTAGGCATTGATGTTAAACGAGTGGCAATTGCTGGTGCAAGTGGTGGCGGAGGGCTAACAGCAGCACTAGCATTAATGGCTCGCGATAAGGGAGGGCCTTCAATTATATTTCAAATGCCATTATATCCAATGCTTGATAACCGAAATGAAACGCCATCTAGCTATGAGATTACCGATGCTCATGCAACATGGAGTAGATCAAATAATTTGACCGCTTGGCGTATGTACTTAGGAGAAGAAAAGGACACCAACGAACTTTCTCCGTATGCGGTTCCTTCAAGAGCAGATAATTTAGCAGGATTACCACCAACCTATACATGTATAGGTCAACTTGATTTATTTCGAGATGAAACCTTTGATTATGTAACACGTCTTGCCCAAGCAGGAGTAGATGTTGAAATGAATCTCTACCCTGGTAGCTTTCATTGCTTTGAAGTCTTTGTACCTGAAGCCGAGGTAAGTCAGCGTGCAAGTCAGAACTATTTAGATGCAATGGCTCGCGCTCTTCACCCTTAG
- a CDS encoding LLM class flavin-dependent oxidoreductase, whose product MEIGITSFVETKPDVHSGEVISHAQRLREVVEEIILADQVGLDVFGVGEHHREDYAASSPAMVLSAAAPQTKKIRLTSAVTVLSSADPVRVFQDFSTLDGLSNGRAEIMAGRGSFIESFPLFGYNLNDYDELFEEHLDLLLKIRESEKVVWEGKHRPAINNLGVYPRSVQNSLPIWIGSGGNQQSAIRAGLLGLPLMLAIIGGSPMQFAPIVQLYKKAAAHAGHDLSKLQVGSHSIGFVGPNKEWAADTFFPSTKAGMNKLGKERGWPYYDRSSYDAARSFEGALYVGDPKTVADKIIHLRKHVGITRFMLYVPLSTMPHDQVMQAIELLGTEVAPRVREEVAKWEAEMALEGHPFL is encoded by the coding sequence ATGGAAATAGGAATTACTTCTTTCGTAGAAACAAAACCAGATGTTCATAGTGGCGAGGTAATTAGTCATGCACAGCGTTTACGTGAAGTAGTGGAGGAAATCATTCTTGCAGATCAAGTAGGATTGGATGTGTTTGGCGTTGGCGAGCACCATCGAGAAGATTATGCTGCTTCCTCCCCAGCAATGGTGTTATCAGCTGCCGCTCCACAAACGAAAAAAATTCGATTAACAAGTGCCGTGACAGTTCTTTCTTCTGCCGATCCCGTACGTGTCTTTCAGGATTTTTCTACTTTAGACGGACTATCAAATGGGCGTGCGGAGATTATGGCTGGCCGTGGATCCTTTATCGAATCTTTCCCCCTATTTGGCTACAATTTAAATGATTATGATGAACTGTTTGAAGAACATTTGGACTTATTACTCAAAATTCGCGAGTCAGAAAAAGTAGTATGGGAAGGGAAGCATCGACCAGCGATCAACAATTTAGGTGTGTATCCAAGATCTGTTCAAAACTCCTTACCCATATGGATTGGAAGTGGAGGAAATCAACAATCTGCCATTCGGGCCGGACTTTTAGGATTACCACTTATGCTAGCAATCATTGGAGGCAGTCCTATGCAGTTTGCTCCAATCGTACAACTCTATAAAAAAGCTGCAGCTCATGCAGGCCACGATTTATCTAAGCTTCAGGTAGGCTCTCATTCAATAGGTTTTGTTGGTCCAAATAAGGAATGGGCAGCAGATACATTTTTCCCATCCACAAAAGCAGGCATGAATAAATTGGGCAAAGAACGCGGCTGGCCGTATTATGATCGTTCTAGTTATGATGCTGCACGAAGTTTTGAAGGGGCATTATATGTAGGTGATCCAAAGACAGTTGCAGATAAAATCATTCATCTTCGTAAACATGTAGGGATCACACGGTTTATGCTATACGTACCTTTAAGTACAATGCCACATGATCAAGTCATGCAAGCGATAGAACTTCTTGGAACAGAAGTGGCACCCCGTGTGCGTGAGGAAGTTGCTAAATGGGAGGCGGAAATGGCACTAGAAGGACATCCATTTCTTTAG